In the Thermodesulfobacteriota bacterium genome, one interval contains:
- a CDS encoding substrate-binding domain-containing protein: MRIFPLLRRPLRAPFFALLLWPFLVVVGEASSPEKLLLFAGAASKPPTDSAIRSFQKRTGTRVEVVYGGSGFVLSQMKLSKKGDLFFPGSSDFMELAKREGLVFSESERVVAYLIPAINVQRGNPKAIRSLRDLARPGIRLAIANPESVCVGTYAVEIIERNLSPSEKEALRKNLVSYTESCEKTANIISLKAVDAVLGWEVFQHWDPDRIETVLLRPEEIPRIGYLPIAISKFTRSKPLAQTFIDFLLGPEGKTLFRNHHYLMDLEGARRFTKPDTPVGGEYRLPKQWRTRP, from the coding sequence ATGAGAATTTTCCCTCTTCTTCGAAGACCGCTTCGGGCCCCTTTTTTCGCTCTCCTTCTATGGCCCTTCCTCGTCGTCGTGGGAGAGGCCTCCTCTCCTGAAAAACTGCTCCTCTTTGCCGGCGCCGCAAGCAAACCCCCGACCGATAGCGCCATCCGGTCGTTCCAAAAGAGAACGGGTACCCGGGTGGAGGTCGTCTATGGAGGGTCCGGTTTTGTCCTCTCCCAGATGAAGCTCTCGAAAAAGGGCGACCTCTTCTTCCCGGGCTCCTCGGACTTCATGGAGCTGGCCAAAAGGGAGGGCCTTGTCTTTTCTGAATCGGAGAGGGTCGTGGCCTACCTGATCCCCGCGATCAACGTCCAGAGGGGTAACCCCAAAGCGATCCGGTCACTGAGGGACCTTGCCCGCCCCGGAATTCGTCTCGCCATCGCCAACCCCGAGTCGGTCTGCGTGGGCACCTATGCCGTCGAAATCATCGAAAGGAATCTTTCCCCCTCGGAAAAGGAGGCCCTGAGGAAGAATCTGGTCAGCTATACCGAAAGCTGCGAGAAAACGGCCAATATCATCTCCCTCAAAGCGGTGGATGCGGTGCTGGGCTGGGAGGTCTTTCAGCACTGGGACCCGGATCGGATCGAAACGGTTTTGCTAAGGCCCGAGGAGATCCCCAGGATCGGATATCTCCCCATCGCCATCTCTAAGTTCACCCGGAGCAAGCCTCTGGCCCAAACCTTTATTGACTTCCTCCTGGGGCCCGAGGGAAAAACCCTATTCAGGAATCATCACTATCTGATGGATCTCGAAGGGGCACGCCGCTTCACAAAACCCGACACCCCCGTGGGCGGGGAGTACCGGCTGCCAAAGCAATGGAGGACGAGACCGTAA
- a CDS encoding ABC transporter permease: MAFRYTMIGAALGIFSFYLALLVSLVFSVTPKGVLDSLLQPSTLFSIRLSLIAATVATLLAIGVGLPSAYALSRFQFRGKQIVDTFLEIPIIMSPIALGASLLIFLNTPLGEFLQSKGISFVFEFPGILLAQFATIAGLATRLMKASLDEISPRYEAVARSLGSSPWEAFYRITLPLSFRGLLAATILSWAKAVGEFGATVTVAGAMPLKTETMPIAIYTALATANTEKTILLILILVSLGLLALFAVRLTGKLYRYD, translated from the coding sequence ATGGCCTTTCGATACACGATGATCGGAGCTGCCCTTGGGATTTTCTCCTTCTACCTTGCCCTTCTCGTCTCCCTCGTTTTTTCGGTGACCCCAAAAGGTGTCCTCGACTCCCTCCTCCAACCCTCGACCCTCTTCTCCATCCGGTTGAGCCTCATCGCTGCAACCGTGGCCACGCTTCTGGCCATCGGGGTCGGCCTTCCCTCGGCCTATGCCCTTTCCCGTTTTCAGTTCAGGGGGAAGCAGATCGTCGATACCTTCCTTGAAATTCCCATCATCATGTCTCCCATCGCCCTGGGCGCCTCCCTTCTGATCTTTTTGAATACGCCTTTGGGAGAGTTCCTCCAGTCTAAAGGCATCTCTTTCGTCTTCGAATTCCCGGGAATCCTCCTGGCCCAGTTCGCCACAATCGCGGGGCTGGCGACCCGGTTGATGAAGGCCTCTCTGGATGAGATCTCCCCGAGGTACGAGGCCGTGGCCCGATCCCTCGGCTCTTCGCCATGGGAGGCCTTCTATCGAATCACGCTGCCCCTCTCCTTCAGGGGGCTGCTGGCCGCCACCATCCTCTCCTGGGCCAAAGCGGTGGGCGAATTTGGGGCGACGGTGACGGTGGCCGGGGCCATGCCGCTGAAGACCGAAACGATGCCCATCGCCATCTATACGGCCCTGGCGACGGCCAATACCGAAAAGACGATCCTCTTGATCCTGATCCTCGTCTCCCTGGGCCTCCTCGCCCTCTTTGCGGTTCGCCTGACCGGAAAACTGTACCGTTATGATTAA
- a CDS encoding LysR family transcriptional regulator — translation MRPPPVKLGYKLWLDRHGKAFGDGPYELLRRVEKTGSLHRAALDMGMSYNKAWRLMGILEKRLGFPLLERKTGGIAGGGSRLTPEGKKMMDRYGRFRKEADRVLRKVFKDHFQKV, via the coding sequence ATGAGGCCCCCTCCCGTGAAGCTCGGTTATAAATTATGGCTCGATCGCCACGGAAAGGCCTTCGGCGATGGCCCCTACGAACTCCTCCGGAGGGTGGAGAAGACCGGTTCCCTCCACCGGGCCGCCCTGGACATGGGGATGTCCTACAACAAGGCCTGGCGGTTGATGGGCATCCTCGAGAAGCGCCTGGGTTTCCCGCTTCTCGAACGAAAGACCGGGGGAATCGCAGGAGGGGGCTCCCGCCTCACCCCTGAGGGGAAAAAGATGATGGACCGATACGGGAGGTTCCGCAAAGAGGCCGACCGAGTCCTCCGGAAAGTCTTCAAAGACCATTTCCAGAAGGTATGA